The sequence below is a genomic window from Ignavibacteriales bacterium.
GAGGTCACTTGGAGTTCCATACGCCGATGGCTATGAAAATCAGGCATTGAGTGATCTGAATAGTCAGGCAGAAATAATCGCGCTTGATCTTCAAAAATCCGGAGTGCCTGCTGAGCCGGATAAAGAGATCATCGCGCTGATAGCTTATTTACAGAGACTCGGTACTGATATAAAAGGTAATCAAACTGCGTCAACCAACGGAACGGTGAAGTGATGTATAAAAATATTCTTGTTTCAATTGAAGGCATAGATATCTTCCCGATAATTTCGATGATATTATTCTTCGTGTTCTTTATCGGGTTGATTATCTGGGTTTTGAG
It includes:
- a CDS encoding cbb3-type cytochrome c oxidase subunit 3 translates to MYKNILVSIEGIDIFPIISMILFFVFFIGLIIWVLRIDKNYIKEMENIPLDLTESSSYKFTGENHEK